A genomic region of Macaca mulatta isolate MMU2019108-1 chromosome 5, T2T-MMU8v2.0, whole genome shotgun sequence contains the following coding sequences:
- the RBPJ gene encoding recombining binding protein suppressor of hairless isoform X5, translated as MRNYLKERGDQTVLILHAKVAQKSYGNEKRFFCPPPCVYLMGSGWKKKKEQMERDGCSEQESQPCAFIGIGNSDQEMQQLNLEGKNYCTAKTLYISDSDKRKHFMLSVKMFYGNSDDIGVFLSKRIKVISKPSKKKQSLKNADLCIASGTKVALFNRLRSQTVSTRYLHVEGGNFHASSQQWGAFFIHLLDDDESEGEEFTVRDGYIHYGQTVKLVCSVTGMALPRLIIRKVDKQTALLDADDPVSQLHKCAFYLKDTERMYLCLSQERIIQFQATPCPKEPNKEMINDGASWTIISTDKAEYTFYEGMGPVLAPVTPVPVVESLQLNGGGDVAMLELTGQNFTPNLRVWFGDVEAETMYRCGESMLCVVPDISAFRQGWRWVRQPVQVPVTLVRNDGIIYSTSLTFTYTPEPGPRPHCSAAGAILRANSSQVPPNESNTNSEGSYTNASTNSTSVTSSTATVVS; from the exons ATGCGAAATTATTTAAAAGAGCGAGGAGATCAAACAGTACTTATTCTTCATGCAAAAGTTGCACAGAAGtcatatggaaatgaaaaaag GTTTTTTTGCCCTCCTCCTTGTGTGTATCTTATGGGCAGtggatggaagaaaaaaaaagaacaaatggaacGCGATGGTTGTTCTGAACAAGAGTCTCAACCGTGTGCATTTATTGGGATAGGAAATAGTGACCAAGAAATGCAGCAGCTAAACTTGGAAGGAAAG AACTATTGCACAGCCAAAACATTGTACATATCTGATTCAGACAAGCGAAAGCACTTCATGTTGTCTGTAAAGATGTTCTATGGCAACAGTGATGACATTGGTGTGTTCCTCAGCAAGCGGATAAAAGTCATCTCCAAACCTTCCAAAAAGAAGCAGTCATTGAAAAATGCTGACT TATGCATTGCCTCAGGAACAAAGGTGGCTCTGTTTAATCGACTACGATCCCAGACAGTTAGTACCAGATACTTGCATGTAGAAGGAGGTAATTTTCATGCCAGTTCACAGCAGTGGGGAGCATTTTTTATTCATCTCT TGGATGATGATGAATCAGAAGGAGAAGAATTCACAGTCCGAGATGGCTACATCCATTATGGACAAACAGTCAAACTTGTGTGCTCAGTTACTGGCATGGCACTACCAAGATTG ATAATTAGGAAAGTTGATAAGCAGACCGCATTATTGGATGCAGATGATCCTGTGTCACAACTCCATAAATGTGCGTTTTACCTTAAGGATACAGAAAGAATGTACTTGTGCCTTTCTCAAGAAAGAATAATTCAATTTCag GCCACTCCATGTCCAAAAGAACCAAATAAAGAGATGATAAATGATGGCGCTTCCTGGACAATCATTAGCACAGATAAGGCAGAGTATACATTTTACGAGGGAATGGGCCCTGTCCTTGCCCCAGTCACACCTGTGCCTGTCGTAGAGAGCCTTCAG TTGAATGGCGGTGGGGACGTAGCAATGCTTGAACTTacaggacagaatttcactccAAATTTACGAGTGTGGTTTGGGGATGTAGAAGCTGAAACTATGTACAG GTGTGGAGAGAGTATGCTCTGTGTCGTCCCAGACATTTCTGCATTCCGTCAAGGTTGGAGATGGGTCCGGCAACCAGTCCAGGTTCCAGTAACTTTGGTCCGAAATGATGGAATCATTTATTCCACCAGCCTTACCTTTACCTACACACCAGAACCAGGGCCGCGGCCACATTGCAGTGCAGCAGGAGCAATCCTTCGAGCCAATTCAAGCCAGGTGCCCCCTAATGAATCAAACACAAACAGCGAGGGAAGTTACACAAACGCCAGCACAAATTCAACCAGTGTCACATCATCTACAGCCACAGTGGTATCCTAA